In the genome of Massilia sp. PAMC28688, one region contains:
- a CDS encoding DUF885 family protein, producing the protein MKKSLTLTALCATLALSFIPAGAAPAQPPDAKVSGVVSELARKKLDAIADEYYESKARHDPVGATDNGDNRFDDQIGMAIAPKVRARQYARYHAFLKRLQDIDRMDLDTRAQTNYDVLKYELETALTFENIPEHLLPLNQMDSIPMTLANYASGDGAQRLTTVKEYKAYLNRLNQLPAWIDQAIANMREGMRQGIVLQKAALTSALPQFQKLVTPKVEDNIFYTPVTKMPATFSAKEKAELTRAYRTTVDNRLSPALKRLATFLEKEYLPAARTSTGWSELPGGPDWYKANVRAATTTTLTPEEIHAIGLREVARIQDEYGVVGPKMGYTGPASGLPGWVAQQDKYRPFKTEQEILDVYGKLDAQLRAKLPAMFTLMPKAPLDVRLEPELTRATASDHYTAPASDGSRPGVFWTVVNDPTKYGSTGMVTLFLHEGHPGHHFHIALLQEMGLPNFRKFGGNNAYTEGWALYAETLGKEMGLFEKPEDYFGHLNDEMLRAARLVVDTGMHAKGWSREKAIQYYKDTLGYTEPLARSEIERYMVWPGQALSYKIGSLKIAELRKRATDALGPKFSLPKFHEVVLQDGTLPLSLLEAKVDRWIEKNREQ; encoded by the coding sequence ATGAAAAAAAGCCTCACCCTGACCGCGCTGTGCGCCACACTCGCGCTAAGCTTCATTCCCGCTGGCGCCGCGCCCGCGCAGCCACCGGACGCCAAGGTGTCCGGCGTGGTATCCGAGCTGGCCCGCAAGAAGCTCGATGCGATCGCCGACGAGTATTACGAATCGAAGGCGCGCCACGACCCCGTTGGCGCGACCGACAATGGCGACAACCGGTTTGACGACCAGATTGGCATGGCCATCGCGCCCAAGGTGCGCGCGCGCCAATACGCCAGGTACCACGCCTTCCTCAAGCGCCTGCAGGACATTGACCGCATGGACCTCGATACCCGGGCGCAGACCAATTACGACGTGCTGAAATACGAGCTTGAGACCGCGCTCACGTTCGAAAATATTCCCGAGCATCTGCTGCCTTTGAACCAGATGGACAGCATCCCCATGACCCTGGCCAATTACGCCAGCGGTGATGGCGCCCAGCGCCTGACCACGGTCAAGGAATACAAGGCATACCTCAATCGCCTCAACCAGCTGCCGGCCTGGATCGACCAGGCTATCGCCAATATGCGCGAAGGCATGCGCCAGGGGATCGTGCTGCAAAAGGCAGCGCTCACCTCCGCCCTGCCCCAGTTCCAGAAACTGGTGACGCCGAAGGTGGAGGACAACATCTTCTACACCCCGGTCACGAAGATGCCCGCCACTTTTTCGGCCAAAGAGAAGGCGGAACTCACCCGCGCCTACCGCACCACGGTGGACAACAGGCTGTCGCCGGCCCTCAAGCGCCTGGCGACCTTTTTGGAAAAGGAATACCTGCCGGCGGCGCGCACCAGCACCGGCTGGAGCGAGCTGCCGGGTGGACCCGACTGGTACAAGGCCAACGTGCGTGCAGCCACCACGACCACGCTCACGCCTGAAGAGATCCACGCCATCGGCCTGCGCGAAGTGGCGCGCATCCAGGACGAATATGGCGTGGTCGGCCCAAAGATGGGCTACACGGGCCCCGCATCGGGCCTGCCGGGATGGGTAGCGCAGCAGGACAAGTACCGCCCCTTCAAGACCGAACAGGAAATCCTCGACGTCTACGGCAAGCTCGATGCACAGCTGCGCGCCAAGCTGCCCGCCATGTTCACGCTCATGCCGAAAGCACCGCTGGATGTGCGCCTGGAGCCGGAGCTCACGCGCGCCACGGCATCGGACCACTACACCGCACCGGCATCGGACGGTTCACGTCCCGGCGTGTTCTGGACGGTCGTAAACGATCCCACGAAGTACGGCAGCACCGGCATGGTCACGCTGTTCCTGCACGAAGGGCACCCCGGCCACCACTTCCACATCGCGCTGCTGCAGGAAATGGGCCTGCCCAACTTCCGCAAATTCGGCGGCAATAACGCCTACACGGAAGGCTGGGCGCTGTACGCCGAAACGCTGGGCAAGGAGATGGGCCTGTTCGAGAAGCCGGAAGACTATTTTGGTCACCTGAACGATGAAATGCTGCGCGCGGCGCGCCTGGTGGTCGACACCGGCATGCACGCCAAGGGCTGGAGCCGCGAGAAGGCCATCCAGTATTACAAGGATACGCTGGGCTACACCGAACCGCTGGCACGCAGCGAGATCGAGCGCTATATGGTGTGGCCGGGCCAGGCCCTGAGCTACAAGATTGGTTCGCTGAAGATTGCGGAACTGCGCAAGCGCGCCACCGATGCGCTGGGACCAAAATTCAGCCTGCCCAAGTTCCACGAAGTGGTGCTGCAGGATGGGACCTTGCCCCTTTCTCTGCTCGAGGCCAAGGTCGACCGCTGGATTGAAAAGAACAGGGAGCAGTAA
- a CDS encoding Lrp/AsnC family transcriptional regulator, producing MNDLDRIDLAMLDALQHDSTLSIAQLAEKVGLSSSPCWKRLKRLEDEGYIETRVAIVNRKKVGLPVTVFVSIKTSAHDEQWLKRFAAAVIALPEVMEFHRMSGEIDYLLKVATTDIDGYDRFYKKLIKTAQLSGVSSAFSMEQIKFTTALPLDLVSRGLPA from the coding sequence ATGAACGATCTCGACAGGATCGATCTGGCAATGCTGGATGCTCTTCAGCACGACAGCACCCTCTCCATTGCGCAGCTGGCCGAGAAAGTTGGCCTGTCCAGCAGCCCGTGCTGGAAGCGCCTCAAGCGGCTCGAAGACGAGGGTTACATCGAAACGCGCGTGGCCATCGTCAACCGAAAAAAGGTGGGGCTGCCGGTGACGGTATTCGTCAGCATCAAAACTTCCGCACACGACGAGCAGTGGCTCAAGCGCTTCGCGGCCGCCGTCATCGCCCTGCCGGAAGTGATGGAGTTCCACCGCATGAGCGGCGAGATTGATTATCTGCTCAAGGTGGCCACCACCGATATCGACGGATACGACCGCTTTTACAAAAAACTCATCAAGACTGCGCAGCTGTCGGGCGTGTCGTCCGCGTTTTCAATGGAGCAGATCAAATTCACCACCGCCCTGCCCCTGGACCTCGTGTCGCGCGGCCTGCCGGCCTGA
- a CDS encoding aminotransferase class V-fold PLP-dependent enzyme, producing the protein MNPEIYLDANATSPVMEAAIAAASGALREGFGNPSSTHGTGLRARALLDDVRARARRVLGADSGRISFTSGATEGIQTAILSALCAVRDARERGEPTGQLLVYGATEHKAVPESLAHWNRLLGTGLELVKLPVDEHGQHRLDVLRELAPRAAMVCTMAANNETGAISDLDGIAAVLRETISPAYWMVDSVQALGKLPLTLSASAIDYAPFSGHKLYAPKGIGMLYVRDGAPYTPLMCGGGQEAGLRAGTENMAGVAALGAVLAALEEGSTFRSHDVLVAYRARLADALRAAMPDIVFNCAFDKSLPTTLNFSVPGLSSKELLNLFDAAGVRVSAGSACSSALAVPSYVLEAMQLPGWRTAAAVRMSFGPMADDAFIDAACGRIVLCGQALRHICADTGLVQMTHDGHVTWLVLDKTQRSCIVIDPVPALAERIDAFVRSHACDTLAILSTAGSAGWPPHCTTVMTAHGALDAIGLGARVLVRLPDAAGVSYLLGTCDPAGLLASAAVTHAFTGAAMSPLLPAVVGPQTILCSSRDTGRLPCTTLAARETMRAACAAQRELDRAALARLLADHPQARLVDVREPFEHAAGDTGFQGVQNVPLSRLAERLGSWLTEPAIPLVFFCRSGARSAKAVECMQRLGFASAWHLAGGIALSGGAGTDT; encoded by the coding sequence ATGAATCCGGAAATCTACCTCGATGCCAACGCCACCTCGCCTGTCATGGAAGCGGCCATCGCCGCCGCCTCGGGCGCGCTGCGCGAAGGCTTCGGCAATCCCAGCAGCACGCATGGCACCGGCCTGCGCGCCCGTGCCCTGCTTGACGACGTGCGCGCCCGCGCGCGCCGCGTGCTCGGTGCCGACAGTGGCCGCATCAGTTTTACCAGTGGCGCCACCGAAGGTATTCAGACCGCGATCCTGTCCGCCTTGTGCGCGGTGCGCGATGCGCGCGAACGTGGCGAACCGACTGGCCAGCTGCTGGTCTACGGCGCCACCGAGCACAAGGCGGTGCCGGAAAGCCTGGCGCACTGGAACCGCCTGCTCGGCACCGGGCTGGAGCTGGTAAAACTGCCGGTGGATGAACACGGCCAGCACCGGCTGGACGTGCTGCGTGAACTGGCCCCGCGCGCGGCCATGGTCTGCACCATGGCCGCGAACAACGAAACCGGCGCCATTTCCGACCTGGACGGCATCGCCGCCGTGCTGCGCGAGACAATCAGTCCCGCTTACTGGATGGTGGACAGCGTGCAGGCGCTGGGCAAGCTGCCTCTCACCCTGTCCGCCAGTGCCATCGACTACGCGCCGTTTTCCGGCCACAAGCTGTATGCGCCCAAGGGCATCGGCATGCTGTACGTGCGTGACGGGGCGCCCTACACACCGCTGATGTGCGGCGGTGGCCAGGAAGCGGGCCTGCGCGCCGGGACCGAAAACATGGCCGGCGTGGCCGCCCTGGGCGCAGTGCTGGCCGCGCTGGAAGAGGGCAGTACCTTTCGCTCCCATGACGTGCTGGTGGCCTACCGCGCGCGGCTCGCTGATGCCCTGCGGGCAGCGATGCCGGATATCGTTTTCAACTGCGCCTTTGACAAGTCTCTGCCCACCACGCTCAACTTCTCCGTACCGGGATTGAGCAGCAAGGAGCTCCTCAATCTGTTCGATGCCGCCGGCGTGCGCGTGAGCGCGGGATCGGCATGCTCGTCGGCGCTGGCAGTGCCAAGCTATGTGCTGGAAGCGATGCAGCTGCCAGGCTGGCGCACGGCTGCGGCGGTGCGCATGTCCTTCGGGCCCATGGCCGACGATGCGTTCATCGATGCCGCATGCGGGCGCATTGTCCTCTGTGGCCAGGCCCTGCGCCACATCTGCGCCGACACCGGCCTGGTGCAGATGACGCACGACGGCCACGTGACATGGCTGGTGCTGGACAAGACGCAGCGCTCCTGCATCGTGATCGATCCTGTGCCAGCCCTGGCCGAGCGCATCGATGCCTTCGTGCGCAGCCACGCCTGCGACACGCTCGCCATCCTCAGCACCGCCGGCAGCGCCGGCTGGCCCCCACACTGCACGACGGTGATGACCGCGCACGGCGCGCTGGACGCCATCGGTCTTGGCGCCAGGGTGCTGGTACGCCTGCCCGATGCCGCTGGAGTGAGCTACCTGCTCGGCACCTGCGACCCGGCGGGCCTGCTGGCGTCGGCCGCAGTGACCCACGCCTTTACCGGGGCCGCCATGTCGCCGCTGCTGCCGGCCGTGGTGGGCCCGCAAACCATTTTGTGTTCTTCGCGCGACACTGGCAGGCTGCCTTGCACCACGCTGGCCGCGCGCGAGACTATGCGTGCCGCCTGCGCCGCGCAGCGTGAACTGGACCGCGCCGCGCTGGCGCGCCTGCTGGCGGACCATCCACAGGCACGGCTGGTGGATGTGCGCGAACCGTTTGAACACGCCGCTGGCGACACTGGTTTCCAGGGCGTGCAGAATGTCCCCTTGTCGCGCCTTGCGGAGCGGCTTGGGTCCTGGCTCACCGAGCCTGCCATACCGCTGGTGTTCTTTTGCCGCAGCGGCGCGCGCAGCGCAAAAGCGGTGGAGTGCATGCAGCGGCTGGGATTTGCCAGTGCCTGGCATCTGGCAGGCGGCATCGCGCTCAGCGGCGGCGCCGGTACGGACACGTAG
- a CDS encoding branched-chain amino acid ABC transporter substrate-binding protein, which produces MPSTTTVHTLTAATLLVACATAAAQAQVVKIGVSGPLSGANAFAGKDNENGVRLAVEELNARKMHIAGKPVTFELLSEDDQGDPKAGVTVAQKFADAGVGFVLGPYNSGVAIPASRVYNDAGIIMSTVGTNPKITKSGYNNVFRIVASDNQVGSSVAAYAARQLKLKTVGVIDDRTAFGQGVAMEFTRQARASGIKVAGHEFTTDKASDFASILTKLKAKKVDAIFFGGYAPQAAPMVRQMRALGMKDVKLLGGDTLCSPEMAKLGGDAVGENVLCAQGGAMLDKVAAGPAFQKRYKERFKVAPDVYAASFYDQTMFIAQAMKAANSVDPSVVGSTMHNTSYKGVVGNYAYDAAGNMKKSAVTIYTFRNGAPVPLASY; this is translated from the coding sequence ATGCCGTCCACCACCACTGTACACACCCTGACCGCCGCCACGCTGCTGGTCGCTTGCGCCACTGCGGCGGCGCAGGCCCAGGTCGTCAAAATCGGCGTATCCGGGCCGCTGTCCGGCGCCAACGCCTTTGCCGGCAAGGACAATGAAAACGGCGTGCGCCTGGCAGTGGAAGAACTCAACGCCCGCAAGATGCACATCGCCGGCAAGCCCGTCACGTTCGAGCTGCTGTCCGAAGACGACCAGGGCGACCCCAAGGCCGGCGTGACCGTGGCGCAGAAGTTCGCCGATGCGGGAGTGGGCTTTGTGCTTGGCCCCTACAACTCGGGCGTGGCAATTCCCGCTTCGCGCGTCTACAACGACGCCGGCATCATCATGTCCACGGTGGGCACCAATCCCAAGATCACCAAGAGCGGCTATAACAATGTGTTTCGGATTGTCGCCAGCGACAATCAGGTCGGCTCCTCGGTTGCTGCCTATGCCGCCAGGCAGCTCAAGCTCAAGACCGTGGGCGTGATTGACGACCGCACCGCCTTTGGCCAGGGAGTGGCGATGGAATTCACGCGCCAGGCGCGCGCCTCCGGCATCAAGGTGGCGGGCCACGAGTTCACGACCGACAAGGCCAGCGACTTCGCCTCCATCCTCACCAAGCTCAAGGCGAAGAAGGTCGACGCCATTTTCTTTGGCGGCTACGCGCCACAGGCCGCGCCCATGGTGCGCCAGATGCGCGCGCTGGGCATGAAGGACGTCAAGCTGCTCGGCGGCGACACCTTGTGCAGCCCGGAGATGGCCAAGCTCGGGGGCGACGCCGTTGGCGAAAACGTCCTGTGCGCCCAAGGTGGGGCGATGCTCGACAAAGTAGCCGCAGGCCCGGCATTCCAGAAGCGCTACAAGGAGCGATTCAAGGTGGCGCCGGACGTCTATGCGGCCTCGTTCTATGACCAGACCATGTTCATCGCGCAGGCCATGAAGGCGGCCAATTCGGTCGACCCATCGGTGGTGGGCAGCACCATGCACAACACCAGCTACAAAGGCGTGGTCGGCAACTACGCATACGATGCTGCAGGTAACATGAAAAAATCAGCCGTCACCATTTACACGTTCAGAAACGGTGCACCGGTGCCGCTGGCGAGTTACTGA
- a CDS encoding VOC family protein, producing the protein MVSKNTVCLWYNGDALDAANFYAKTFPDSSVDAVHRAPGDYPSGKEGDVLTVQFTVAGIPCLGLNGGPGVEHGFAFSFQIATDDQEETDRLWDAIVSNGGQEGQCCWCTDRWGVSWQIAPRALTAAISDPDTAAAKRAFNAMMNMTKIDIAAIEAARRGDGGAVS; encoded by the coding sequence ATGGTAAGCAAGAACACGGTATGCCTGTGGTACAACGGGGACGCGCTCGACGCCGCCAATTTTTATGCAAAGACCTTCCCTGACAGCTCGGTTGACGCGGTCCACCGCGCGCCGGGCGACTATCCATCCGGCAAGGAAGGCGATGTGCTGACGGTGCAATTTACCGTCGCTGGCATTCCCTGCCTGGGGCTCAATGGCGGCCCGGGCGTCGAGCATGGCTTTGCGTTTTCGTTTCAAATTGCCACCGACGACCAGGAAGAAACGGACCGCCTGTGGGACGCCATTGTCAGCAATGGTGGGCAGGAAGGCCAGTGCTGCTGGTGCACCGACCGCTGGGGCGTGTCGTGGCAGATCGCGCCGCGCGCGCTCACCGCGGCCATCAGTGACCCGGACACCGCGGCGGCCAAGCGCGCGTTCAACGCCATGATGAACATGACCAAGATCGACATTGCGGCGATTGAGGCAGCGCGCAGGGGTGATGGCGGTGCGGTGAGTTGA